One segment of Anatilimnocola aggregata DNA contains the following:
- a CDS encoding sulfatase-like hydrolase/transferase has product MQRRLTIAIIIAVVALGSIFVHASHAAEPQPHIVLVLADDLGPGDLSCYGGDIAETPNLDRLARDGTRFTQYYSPAPICSPARCGIITGQYPARWNITSFLQERKGNRECEQADFLDPVAPSLPRILKGAGYATAHVGKWHLGGGRDVVNPPKFAEYGYDVGIGTYESPEPHPKITATNWIWSDKDEVKRWDRTKFFVDRTLEFVAKHPNQPCFVNLWLDDPHTPWVPEPIPGKAEAMGATPKKLERVLTEMDWQIGRLMDGLPKNTLLLFLSDNGPLPTFQARRTTKIRGGSKLRGSKLSLYEGGLCVPLIVRWPGQVPATVVDNQSVLCGIDLLPTLAHIAQAQIPPKLKLDGENMVSSFFGKPIPREQPLYWEYGRNETSFKYPAGADRSPPLAMLHNGWKLLMQADGSGAELYNLARETEMLNEVKFELERAVEMGEKLSAWKKSLPKLPMAK; this is encoded by the coding sequence ATGCAGCGCCGACTTACGATTGCCATCATTATTGCCGTCGTTGCGCTGGGTTCGATCTTCGTTCACGCGAGCCATGCAGCCGAACCGCAGCCTCACATTGTGCTTGTCCTGGCCGATGATCTGGGGCCGGGCGATCTGAGTTGCTACGGTGGCGATATTGCCGAGACGCCGAACCTCGATCGATTGGCGCGCGACGGAACCCGCTTCACGCAGTACTACAGCCCCGCACCAATCTGTTCCCCCGCGCGGTGCGGTATCATCACCGGGCAGTATCCAGCCCGCTGGAACATCACGAGCTTTTTGCAGGAGCGGAAAGGAAATCGTGAATGTGAACAGGCGGACTTTCTCGATCCAGTTGCACCGTCATTGCCGAGAATCCTGAAGGGTGCCGGCTATGCCACGGCTCACGTGGGGAAGTGGCATCTCGGCGGCGGTCGCGATGTGGTGAATCCACCGAAGTTTGCCGAGTATGGGTACGACGTCGGCATCGGCACTTATGAGAGCCCGGAACCTCATCCCAAAATTACGGCAACCAATTGGATCTGGTCCGACAAGGATGAAGTGAAACGCTGGGACAGGACGAAGTTCTTCGTCGATCGCACGCTGGAGTTTGTTGCGAAACATCCCAATCAGCCTTGCTTCGTCAACTTGTGGCTCGACGATCCGCACACACCGTGGGTTCCCGAGCCCATTCCCGGCAAAGCAGAGGCGATGGGTGCCACTCCTAAAAAGCTCGAACGCGTGCTCACGGAAATGGACTGGCAGATCGGCCGCCTGATGGATGGTCTCCCGAAAAACACCCTCCTCCTGTTTCTCTCCGACAACGGCCCGCTCCCCACGTTTCAGGCGCGACGAACGACCAAGATTCGCGGCGGCAGCAAACTGAGGGGAAGCAAGTTGAGTCTGTACGAAGGCGGCCTCTGTGTGCCGCTGATCGTCCGCTGGCCAGGACAGGTGCCAGCGACAGTAGTCGACAATCAATCGGTGTTATGCGGAATCGATCTGCTCCCCACATTAGCGCATATCGCCCAGGCACAGATTCCGCCCAAGCTCAAGCTGGATGGCGAAAACATGGTCTCGTCGTTTTTCGGCAAACCTATTCCGCGCGAGCAACCGCTGTATTGGGAGTACGGAAGAAACGAAACCAGCTTTAAGTACCCGGCTGGAGCGGATCGAAGCCCACCCCTAGCAATGCTGCACAATGGCTGGAAGTTGTTGATGCAAGCCGATGGTAGCGGAGCTGAGCTCTACAACCTGGCGCGAGAAACGGAAATGCTTAACGAAGTGAAGTTTGAACTCGAGCGTGCCGTCGAGATGGGCGAAAAACTATCAGCTTGGAAAAAGTCGCTTCCCAAGTTGCCTATGGCGAAGTGA